In Nostocoides sp. HKS02, the DNA window GACGTCGTGCAGGTTCATGCCCTGGCTCAGGCGCTTCACCTGCCGCCTGATCCCTTGGGCGGTCTGCACCTCCAGCTCGACGCGGGCCTTCGGGAACTCCGCACCCTTGCCGACCTCGAGCCCGTCCACGTACAGGTAGGCGGTGCTACCGGCCAGGTGCTTGACCGTGATGCCGCGCACCGCGATCTTCTTCACGAGCTTCTGGTTGAACGCGTCGACGGCGTCGAGCCGGTGCACCTTGGTGCGCTCGATCTTGTGAGTCGCCGAGTAGCGCAGCGCGAACAGGGCGTTGAACAACCCGAGCGCCTCCAGCGACTTCGACGGCTTCTTCGCGTCGCCCTCGATCTTCTGTGGCTCGTCGATGATGAGGATTGGCCGGTTGGCGGCGATGACGTCGATCGGTTTGCGGGACTGGAAGTCGTCGAGCACCTCGTAGATGCGTCGGGCGTCCTTGCCGGTGGCGTTGAACGCCTGGATGTTGATGATCATGACCTGTACGCCGGAGTCGGAGGAGAACCGCTCCAGCTCGTGCAGCCGCGATGAGTTATAGATGAACGTGCGCGGCTTGGTGCCGTAGAGTTGCTGGAAGTGCTCGGCGGTGATGTCGAAGGACTTCTTCACGCCCTCGCGGATCGCGATCGACGGCACGACCACGATGTACTTCGACCACCCGTAGCGCTTGTGCAGCTCCATGATCGTCTTGATGTAGACGTAGGTCTTCCCGGTGCCGGTCTCCATCTCGATGTCGAGATTGATCGGTGCGGCGGACTTCTTGACCGGGTCCTTGAGATCCTTCGACAGTTCCAGCCCGCGGGCCCTCTGCACCCGCTGGACGTTTTCCAGGAGCTGCGGCGGCGTGAGCGCGATCTCCGCGTTACGCAGACCAGCGTCCTCCAGCAGCGTCAGTGCCGCACCCTTGCCGGGATCGATGCGGTACTTCACTCCGTCCGCGTACGGCTGCGCGGAGAACACATCGACCACGGCATCGACGGCGTGGGTCTGGTACTGCTGAACCTTGAACTGGAGCTTCATCGGGTCAGATCGCCCTTACCTCGGTCTCGGGAGACACCTCGCGGAAGATCTGCTCAGCGTTGATACGCGCGGCATCGCTGGCGAAACCCGCGTCGAGGAACACGGCGCGCAGCGGATGCCGACTGGCGATCTCCTTGACGACGGCGGAAGTGATGTCATCGGCGAAGCATGCGACGAGCGCGCCATCGGCGACCGACAGAATCTCTCGCTCGTAGACTTCTTCGGTTACGACTGGCTCGCTCATGTCGAGGGCCCAATCGAGAAGCACCTGGAAGACCAGGTCTTGCGGCGTGCGATCGGGCTTCACGCTGTTCGCAAGGTCCGCGAGGGCAGGTTGCGCGGTCTGGTCGGGCGCGTGCAGCACAGGAGCCATGTTCGTTGTGTCCACGCGGAGCACGCGGAACCCCCGGTCGAAGCCTGCAGCCTCAAGGCCGAGCCCGGCAGCGATCTGCGCCCCACTCCGGCGCAACCGCTCCTTCGCGATGTCTGCGATAGAGGCGAAGCCAGCCTTCGCAGCTTCGCTGTCGGGAGCGCACGGCTCCGGCAGCTGCACCATGATGTAGCGGCGCGAGCCTCCGTCCGCAGCGTTCTGCTGCATGACTGCGTCAGCCGTCGACGCCGACCCAGCGAAGAAGTCGAGAACAACGGAATCACGGTCCGCAGCAGCCAGTTCCAGGATAAATCGAATCAGTCGAACTGGCTTCGGAGTGTCAAACACATCCTCTGGCATGAGTTTGAGCAACTCGTACTTTGCCTGACGATTGTGACCGGTGCGATCGAGGTCGATCCACAGTGTGGACGGTGGCAGCCCCTTCATGTCGGCCAAGTAGGTTCGCCGTCGAATGCCGGTTCCGTCGGGTGTAAAGCGAATCTCGCCCGACGCAATCTTCTCCTGCATGGCCTCACGTGACCAGCGCCAGCCGTTCTTGGGAGGCGCGATCGCAATCCCCTGCGGCGACGTCAACGTGTAGACCAAGTTCTCGCGATAGTTAGGCGAGTTTAGCGGGTTTCCGTCGAAGTACGGGCCTCTCGGGTCGCTGTCAGGATTCCGGAAGTGCCCCTGCTTCGACTGATCGGAGATCCGTTCCGGTATCCACGCCGCACTGCGCGCGTAAACAAGGATGTGATTGTGATCCAGCGAGAACCGCTTAGCGTCGTTGTTGCTGTTGTCCTTCGAACGCCAGACGACGTTCGCTACGAAGTTCTGCTCACCAAAGACTTCATCGCAGAGCCGGCGAAGGTTCGCGGCCTCGTTGTCGTCGATTGAGATGAAGATGGCTCCGTCTTCGGCGAGGAGATTGCGCGCGAGCTTCAGGCGCGGGTACATCATGCTGAGCCAGTCTGAGTGGAAACGCCCGTTGGACTCCGCGTTCGCGACGAGCCGCTCTCCGACGTCCGACCATTGGCCAGATCGCTCCAGGTAGTCCGCACTAGACTCCGCGAAGTCGTCGTCGTACACGAAGTCGTGGCCAGTGTTGTACGGGGGGTCGATGAAGATGAGTTTGACCTTACCGAGGTACGACTCCTGGAGAAGTTTCAGTGCGTCCAAGTTGTCGCCCTCGATGAAGAGGTTGCGTGTGGTGTCGAAGTCGACCGACTCGTCGCGCACCGGCCGCAGTGTCTTGGCGATCGGCGCGTTGGCGGCGAAGGCGGCGGCGCGCTTGCCGGGCCAGTCGAGCTGGTAGCGCTCCCGCGGTCCTTCGACGACGTGATCGGTGAGTTCTTGGCGGAGCGCGTCGAAGTCGATAGTGCGGAGGGGGTTGCCGTCCGCGTCGAGGGTCTCGGTGACGACCGCGGGGAAGAGATCGGCAATCGCGTCGATGTTGCGCTGGGTGAGGTCTGGCGAATGCATCTTGAGCTTGTCCACGGTCATTCCTTGGTGCTCGGTACGGGGTCGGTCAGCTCGGTGAGCACTGCGGTGCGTTCCTTGATCTGCCTTCGAAGTTCGATCTTGCGGTTGAGCTGTGGTTCGGTGCGCAGCTTCTTCTCGACACCGGCGATCTCGCGGGTGAGCCCGCGGATACGTTCCATTCTGTGGAGGGCGTCCCACAGCTCTTCGAGCGGCCTGATGGGGTGCGGGAGCAAGCGGCCCAACAACTGGCTGTAAAGACCGTCCATGTCCAGC includes these proteins:
- a CDS encoding site-specific DNA-methyltransferase; amino-acid sequence: MDKLKMHSPDLTQRNIDAIADLFPAVVTETLDADGNPLRTIDFDALRQELTDHVVEGPRERYQLDWPGKRAAAFAANAPIAKTLRPVRDESVDFDTTRNLFIEGDNLDALKLLQESYLGKVKLIFIDPPYNTGHDFVYDDDFAESSADYLERSGQWSDVGERLVANAESNGRFHSDWLSMMYPRLKLARNLLAEDGAIFISIDDNEAANLRRLCDEVFGEQNFVANVVWRSKDNSNNDAKRFSLDHNHILVYARSAAWIPERISDQSKQGHFRNPDSDPRGPYFDGNPLNSPNYRENLVYTLTSPQGIAIAPPKNGWRWSREAMQEKIASGEIRFTPDGTGIRRRTYLADMKGLPPSTLWIDLDRTGHNRQAKYELLKLMPEDVFDTPKPVRLIRFILELAAADRDSVVLDFFAGSASTADAVMQQNAADGGSRRYIMVQLPEPCAPDSEAAKAGFASIADIAKERLRRSGAQIAAGLGLEAAGFDRGFRVLRVDTTNMAPVLHAPDQTAQPALADLANSVKPDRTPQDLVFQVLLDWALDMSEPVVTEEVYEREILSVADGALVACFADDITSAVVKEIASRHPLRAVFLDAGFASDAARINAEQIFREVSPETEVRAI